Genomic DNA from Urocitellus parryii isolate mUroPar1 chromosome 5, mUroPar1.hap1, whole genome shotgun sequence:
CTCATGGAGAGATCAACTCCCTCCAACAAAAGGAGGTGTGCGTGTGTGAGCTAGTTAGTCCAACCAGCTAGTTACTGAGATACCATTATGTTCATGCACAGGGGATAGAGATAAACTCCACCAATGTAATCCTTGTTCTTCAGGATTTTATGTTTAATCAGGATAGACAGATAATAAATGATGATATAtggggagaaaggaaaatgagggaTATTTGGGATTATATAATTAGTTATAATAACCTATTTTGTAGGGTCAGGGAAATGACATGTTAAACTGAGACCCCAAGTTTATATGTGTGTACAAAACTTTCATCGGAGGGAATAATGTGTGAGAGGCCTTGAGAGGGGAGCAAACATGGCTTATAGGAGGAATTGAGATACTTGTATGgtagaggaggaggtggggacaaGCTGAAGCAGAATAGTGTAATAGGGATTAGCACCTCTGTAAGCCACATTAAGGAGTTTAATATTAAGAgcagttgggctggggttgtggtccagtggtagagcgcttgcttggcatggtgagcaccacataaaaataaacaaagtaaaaaatccactggcaactaaaaaaatatttaaaaaacccagTGAGATGCTATTGAAGATTTGCAGGAGCTCTCAGAAAGTGatcatgcattttaaaaagtttctggctgattttgaactctgGAAGAATAAGATTCTCTCAGTTGTGAGGTCATTGAAGATGGAAGTGCTGGTGGCTGGCATACTTAGCCTGGGCTTAGCCCTTGGGTGATCTTGGTCCGATGGGAACCATGCTATTTGGGAATCAAGAGATGGGTGAGGTCATGTAATGGGAGGTGTCTGTGACCAGATCTCCTGTACCTGTCTAATGGAGGTGGAGATTAATAGTTTGCAGAACTAGGCATCATCTTGAGATTCTGGCCTGGCCACTGGGGCTCTGGTAGGGAGGTGGCAGGGCAAGCAGAGATGCAGGTTTCTTGCTCACCTAGGATTGTTTGCTGAGCCAGCTGCTATTCACAGCTGCTGGTTGTAATTACAGGATTGTAAAGGACTGGGAGGGGTTAGTGCCTAAAACATGCTACCTTTCACTTCATCTCTGGACCTGGCCTCCTAAAGTATCCCTAAGCAACCCttcctttccctgggccctgGAACTCCAGCTCTTTTAGGAGGTTGTGTGTATGGGAGGATTATAGTCATAcctgttgcttttttcttttagaggTGAAGTGCCCAAGTTTCCCTTTGATGAAGAAGGTGGGGGCAGTCTGCCTTATCTGTGTTTGATCCTGTTCTCAGGCCTTTGCACCAGGTTTCTAATAATGGAGATAGCTGGGGTTCTGTCCTCTATCCTCAAAATCCCATTCTAGCCACTTCTGGCCCTGCCCACACCCACTCTCTTGACAGGTTTGGGCTGGCAGCTTCCTGTCTCCTAACAAGGCTGAAGCTCTCAGAGAAGTGTGGGGCAGGGCCTCTTCACTTCCAGAATcaagctttctctttttttggctCTCACCTGGAAGAAAGAGGTGGGGAAGAGATTCTGTCCTTGGAAATACCATGAGAGATTGGATAACACATtgttgaggctggggatgtagctcagtgatagaatgtgtgctcagcatgtacaaggccctgggttcaatcctgaaaATGGTGGGGAGAAGGCATTTGAGTATAAGGTACTGTTGGGTATCACGGGTAATTGGGAAGTATAAGCACATTTAACTTCTGAGAGGGAAGAAGAATATAGGCTAATAGAGTGTAGAGTTATATGTCCCAAAGGAACTTAGAATCCAGTTTTCATTGAGAAGGGGAGAAATGTCATGGAATTGGGGGGCAGGATGTGATTGTCATAAAAGTGCATTCTTCAGAAAAGTGTGTGAATTAGTGTGAGGAGAGATATTGGGAAAGGTATCTTTGAGAAGGTAAGATTTGAGCTTAGCAGAAAACTGAGGCCCTAAGTGGAAGCTGAGGTAGGCCAGGTTGTTATAGCTCAACTGTCTCTTGACTGACTTCTTTTCCTTTGGTGTACCCCTCAGACTGACATCCTACCCACTGCTAGCAGATGAATTCTGAACAATCTTGATCTTTTTGGTATTTTTGCTTACTAGTTTAATAATCTGTGGTTCTACCTGTTTCTTGATGGTGTCCAGACTCTTTTCTGCCCAGAATACTGTCATCCTGATTGGTGCTTTTGCTCATGGGTTGTACTTCTCTGCTTAATTAACTCAGAGGTTTGGTGATGGTGGGACTGCTGCTGAGTATGGGTTCATTTATGGGGGACTGGATAGAGGATTTATCGTGCATATCCTTCAGTTGCCCCCAGAGTGCCCATGCCCTTTTGACCCTCCCCTCTTTTGCTCCAGGTGCTGCTACATGAAGAGGTGGATGATTCTGGCTTTGTCAATCTGTCTCGGCTGGGCCCATCTCTGAGGGACAAAGATCTGGAAATGGAGGAGTTGTTGCTACAAGATGAGACACTACTGGGGACCATGCAGAGTTACATGGATGCCTCTCTTATTTCTCTCATTGAGGATTTTGGGAGCCTTGGAGAGGTGAGCTGGAGTTGGACTTAGCTTTGCTTGGGAGGCTCTACCTGAGATCCTTGGAGTTGTTTTAGGCATGGCTCAGTTCTCCCAGGTTCTTGGCTTCTGCATGCCTAACCTGAGTTCTTAAAGTGTTTTTTGTCTCTAGGTGGGAGTTAAGCTGCAGGCTGCCATGTGAGGGTAGCATATTAGGATGTCCTAGCTAGCTAAGAATATAGTCCAAGGCCTTTCCCTTTATCTGGGCTATTGATCTCTGTTTTTGAGCCCCATTCTAACCTAGCCAAGGGTCCTTTGCTGAGCATCCTACATTTTACCTGAAAGTGGAGAGTGTGTAAAATCCAAGCTTAAGACATAAGTTTAACAGGTCTCTGTTGGCACTAGGGAGGTGGTGGATTGTAAATGAGATTGGAACCTATGCCTCCTGGTATTCACATCCTTCTTGCTGGCAGATTGAGCTACACTGATCCTGGGAGGCTAATTTTCTTTGCATCCAGTCTTTTAAGTGGTCCAGTTATTTCATTAGAGATGTTGGTgagacttttctgtttttttttttttttttttgggagcaGAGCAGGTTATCTCTGGAGGAACAGAATGAAGTGTCACTGCTGACAGCCCTGACAGAGATCTTGGACAATGCAGATTCTGAGAACCTGTCCCCATTTGACAGCATTCCTGACTCTGAGCTGCTTGTATCACCGCGGGAGGGCTCTTCTGTGAGTGAGGGACTAGGGAGAGGGGACATGTGGCTATTGAAAAGGTTATAGCTGCATCTATGGGTCTGCTCAGGTAGCTCTGGAGCACTAACTGATCTCAGATATTTCTCTCCTCTTAGCTGCATAAGCTGCTCAGTCTCTCTCGGACACCCCCAGAACGTGACCTCATCACCCCAATTGACCCATTGGGACCCAGCACAGGCAGTAGTAGAGTAAGTGGGGTAAGCCTGGTCTTGGGTCCTTCAGGAACTTATAGGCGGGTAATATGTGGGACAGGTCTGAAAAGGACTTCACTGAAGAAAACTCCTGCTAAGTCTTATCTTCTCTCCTACAGGTTGAGATGTCTCTTGCAGATCCCTCTTGGGACTTCCCCCCACCTTCTTTCTTGGAGACCTCTTCTCCCAAGCTGCCTAGCTGGAGACCCCCAAGATCAAGACCTCGCTGGGGCCAGTCCCCTCCCCCCCAGCAGCGTAGtgatggagaagaggaggaagaggcagccAGCTTCAGTGGCCAGATGCTTGCTGGGGAGCTTGACAACTCTATGAGTACCATCCTAGACTTCCCCATGTATTTGGCCTGCCCTGAGGAAGAAGATAAGGCAACAGCAGCAGAGGTGGCAGTGCCAGCAACTGGTGATGAAAGCATCTCTTCCTTGAGTGAGTTGGTACGGGCCATGCACCCCTACTGCTTGCCCAACCTCACCCACATGGCATCACTTGAGGATGAGCTTCAGGAACAGCCAGATGATTTGACACTGTCTGAGGGttgtgtggtactggagattgtgGGTCAGGCAGCTACAACTGGTGATGACCTGGAGATTCCAGTTGTAGTGCGGCAGATTCCTACTGGACCCCAGTCTGTGCTCCTGGATGACTCACTAGAGGCCACTCCTGCCTTGCAGCTACTTATGCCCACACTTGAATCAGAACCAGAGACTGCTATACCCAAGATAGCCCCCTGCCCTGAGAAAGAGGGGTTGTCATTGGACTCAGCATCCTTATTGGAGCCGAAGGAGGTTGTGGAGCCACTAGTGTCCAAGGGACTAAAGAACCCACCTGCCAATGCAGTGATGGGTTCCCAGAGAGCTcgaaagagcaggaggaagaagagcaAGGAGCAGCAAGCAGCCTGTGTGGAAGGTTAtgccaggaggctgaggtcatCGTCTCGTGGTCAATCTGTTGTGGCTAAAGAAGTGACCTCTCAGGCAGGCAGCTTGCAGAAACTGCCTCAGGAGGAACTTAAGAGAGAGGGTGGGCTTTTCCAGGGTAGGGGGAAGCCACAGGCTTGGGCTCGGGCCTGGGCAACTGCCTTGGAGAAGCCTAGCTCTGGGAACTTGGAGAGAAGTGCTGGACAAGGTAGTCCCATTGAAGAAAGGTCTCTAGATCTCTACTCCAAGCTGGTTGATACTGTCCAAGCCAACCCTCTTTCACCCCATCTCTCATTGGTTGACTCTCCTCAAGCCAACCCCATGCCATTTGACTCTGTTGAAACTAATACTACTGCAGTTGACCCTGCTGTGACTGACTCTGTACCTCTTGACCTGGCTTCATCGGGTTCAGAGCTGGTTGACCCTCTCCAAGCTGACCCAGTGTTGACTGACCCAGCCCTGGCTGACTCGGCAGCAGTTGACCCTGCAGTAGATGTCCCTATCTCAGATAATTCGTCATCAGTTGAAGCTGTCCTAGCTGACCCTGTGCCAGTTGACTCTGTTCCCAGGGACCTGGCTCCAGTTGATTCTGTGCTGGTTAAGTCCCGACCAACAGACCCCAGGCGTGGTGCAATATCATCAGCCCAGGGAAGTCCAGCTGCTCAGCTCCTCCTGGATTCAGAGTCCTCAGAGCCCCCAAAGACCATCACCCCTGAAGTCAAGGAGGTTGTAGGTCCTCTGAAGGTGGAAAATGGTACTAATGCCACAGCCCAGGAAGCCAGACCACGGCCACTCAGCCTATCTGAATACCGACGACGAAGACAGCAACGGCAAGCAGAGGCAGAAGAGAAGAGTTCCCAGCCTCCAGTTGGGAAGTGGCCCAGCCTCCCAGAGACCCCCACAGGGCTGGCAGATATACCTTGTCTTGTCATCCCACCAGCCCCAGCCAAGAAGACAACTCCACAGAGAAGTCCTGACGCTCCTCCTGAGgcttgctttgggcctgtgggtCCCAGCCCTGCTTCTCCTAGTCCTGAGCCATCTGCAAACAGGCCTATGGTTTTAACTTCCAGTGAACAGGTGGTGCCATCCCAAGAGATGCCACTGCCTGCAAGACCTCCTCCTGTGCAGTCCATGTCTTCTGCTGGGCCCATGCCTCACACAGTGCTCACTTCTTTGCCTTTCCCCCGAGGTGGGCTGGGTATGCCCCCCATGCTGCCTCTTCCTGCAAGTGGACAAAGGGTCCCCAATATTCCCCCACCTCCTTTGCCACCTCCTGGTCTTCCAGGGTCTGTGGGACCAGTGCCACCTGATCCCTATACTCATTATGCCCCTGTGCCACCCTGGCCTTGCTATCCCCCTGTGTCCCCTTCTGGGTATCCTTGCCTGCCTCCCCCACCAACGGTGCCCCTAGTGTCTGGTACTCCTGGCACCTATGCTGTGCCTCCTGCTTGCAATGTGCCTTGGGTACCCCCTCCAGCCCCTGTCTCACCTTACAACTCCAGTTGTACTTATGGGCCCATGGGATGGGGCCCAGGGCTACAACACCCTCCATTCTGGTCTGCTGTACCCCCACCTCCTTTGCCTCCAGCTCCTGTTGGGAGAGCTGTTCTCCAACCTAAGGTGGAGCCCAGTAGCATTCCAGCTGGTCCTCCTGAAAATGTACCTCCTGCACCTATGGCTCCATCCCTCAGTCTTGGGCCAGCTGGCCATGGAGCTCCACAAATAGAGCCCACCAAGGTGGAGGTCAAGCCAGTTCCTGCATCTCCCCATCTGAAACACAAGGTGTCCCTGGTGCAAAGCCCCAGGATCAAGGCTCCACCATGTCTGTCTCCTGAGTGTGTGGCTATTGAGGAGCCTGCATCAGAGAGGCTAAAGCCCGAGACCCAGGAGACCAGGCCTAGGGAAAAGCCCCCCTCTTCTGCTATTAAGGCTGTTCCCTTACCAAGGCAGAGCATTGTCCCCAAGCTGCCTGCTGTCCACCCAGCCCGTCTAAGGAAGCTATCCTTCCTGCCCACCCCACGTACCCAGGGTCCTGAGGATGTGGTACAGGCTTTCATCAGTGAGATTGGTGAGTGGCACACAGTCCAGTTGGTGTGAAAGGGTACAGGGGTTTGCCTGGGAGTATTTATAGAACAGGATAAACCATCTTGATGAGGTAGCTTTGTTGGTATCTTTGGAGGGTTTTCAGAAGCAGAGCTCTGGGTTGGTTTCACTCATTTAAGCTTTGTGCTGTTCCTTGGATCACTTAGTTTAGTGGGCAAGGGGCATGTAAAGGGAGAAGTGAAGTGATTGGGGTCTTCTTGGGACTTGAATTTGTAGGACCTGTCTTTAATTCTTGATTGTGTGCCTCCACAGGAATTGAGGCATCAGACTTGTCCAGTCTGTTGGAGCAGTTTGAAAAATCAGAAGGTGAGGGAACCTGGATAGTTTGgttcttactcttttttattattacctCCTTTGGGTTCAGCCTTGTTGCTTCAATTAGATTGGATGGGAGCAGTAGTCTCAGCTACTACAGCAGCCCCCTAATTGGAATGGGGAGATAATTTTCAACTATGACAGTAATCTTAAGCTAGGGATAATGGTGGTACGCATGGCAAATATTAAAGAGTAGATGGAGGgactagggtgtagctcagtggtagtgttcaCCTGAcatgccctggatttgattcctagcaccacaaaacaaaaaaaggccaGATAGTGAGTTCCAGGTTGGTTAGGATTATTTGGGGATGTAGTTCTAGAGGGAAGTAGCTCTCAAGTTGATCCTTGAAAAACAGGATTTCATAGAATACACATGGTGAATAAAGGCAGGGAGAGGAGGTAAAAGGAAATTTCTGTATGGTAGTGTGTATttatgttttggtaccagggattgaatctataggcactttaccactgagctacattccttttcattttattttttgagacagggttgctaagttgcttagggccttgctaaaattgttgaggctggcctcaaacttgtgatcctcttgtctgaAGCTCCCAAGTCAGTGTgatgataggcatgtgccaccatgcccggctgcaCAGTGTATTTGGAAGGCATGGCTCTAGGTGCCGTGGAGGCTCCTGTTTGCAAGGAGCTTATGGTCTAATTGGGGAGAAGAATATGCAGATATGACTACTGAGTTAGTACCAAATACCTATAATACAaggcaaaatagaaaatacaagtgTGGGACAAGAGTAGGCTATgaactagggatgtagtttagttGGAGAATATGTGTTTTTAACctacacaaggctctgggtttaatccccaccacaacccacacacaaacacacaaagtaGGAATTTTTATGCTGCTAGGAATTTAGGTAGGCAGGTTATGTAGAACCTTCAATGGTAAGCTTATAAATTTGGactatgtattttccttttttttttttttgtattgggggttgaacctaaGAGgcacttaattttttattgagccacatccccagccatttttattttttattttgagacagggtctcacttgctTATAGccttaataagttgctgaggctgtctttgaccttgccatcctcctgtctcagcctcctgagttgctgggattataggtgtgtgccactgtgcctggcgaAATGTGTATTTCTGAGCAGAGAACAGATTAAACACAGTACCTTGGTACCCAGTAGAGGAGACTGAATCTTTGGAGAGAGCCCATCAAGGAGCAGACAAagtagactttttattttttgttttttattttgggtaccaggggtactcggccactgagccatatccccagtcctgttgtatattttatttagaaacagagtctcactgagttgcttagcgcctcgctgttgctgaggttggctttgaacttgagatcctcccatcttagcctcctgagctgctgggatataggtgtgcgccactgctcCCAGCACAAAGTAGACTTTCTTTGGGCCTCAGAGTAAACCCTTCTTTGCCACTCCAGTCTGGAACAGCTGGTTGGGCTTTTTAACTAGTTTGGTTTTTTTGCAGCCAAAAAGGAGTGCCCTCCTCCAGTTCCTGCTGACACCTTGGCTGTAGGAAACTCAGGGTAAGTATGGAGACATGTGAATTAACCCTATAGCTGTTGGTCAGCATTCTGGCCAGTGCTCCAGGACCATTGGCTGGATACCTCTTTTGCAGGGACATTAAATCAGCTCTACCCTCTTCCTTGTTTTTCCACCCCCTGCCCTGTTTTTTGTGACCAGGACTGTCTTGGGTAGTGCTGAGTGGGAGGGTGTGTACTGTCCACCAGCTGATTCAAATTGGGGATTCCAGGTGCTTTTTTAATCATTATCTGGCAAGTTATGCCTTTTGGGATTTCTTTCTTGCATTTAATAGACTTTTTAAGCTTGCTCAGTGCTGGTGAGGGAATAATTTAAAGTTGGGGGAGGTATTAATGACTATGGCTTCCCTGACTCCTTGGAGAAGTCTTCCAGAAATGAGaggcctttttcatttttcatgtacaTGGTATACCATCCTGTTTTGCCAAGTGTGTTCCCCTCTATTGGTTTTAGGTTGGTTTGAGCTGGGTAGGCAAGTATCCTGATTTGAAGATATGGGGATATTCAAGGTCATAGTCAGCCTGCCTCCTGGAATTGGACAGAGCTGAGTTAAAATTCAATGTACCGTTCAATCACTAAAGACCCTTTTTGTGTTGGAAGAGGATGAATGGGGGCAATTTGTGCATCCTGTTCT
This window encodes:
- the Pprc1 gene encoding peroxisome proliferator-activated receptor gamma coactivator-related protein 1 isoform X9 gives rise to the protein MAAHRGRRDGVAPSPTGGPGPDPGGGVRGSGWGSRNQAPHGTVGTVSCGEQVLLHEEVDDSGFVNLSRLGPSLRDKDLEMEELLLQDETLLGTMQSYMDASLISLIEDFGSLGESRLSLEEQNEVSLLTALTEILDNADSENLSPFDSIPDSELLVSPREGSSLHKLLSLSRTPPERDLITPIDPLGPSTGSSRVEMSLADPSWDFPPPSFLETSSPKLPSWRPPRSRPRWGQSPPPQQRSDGEEEEEAASFSGQMLAGELDNSMSTILDFPMYLACPEEEDKATAAEVAVPATGDESISSLSELVRAMHPYCLPNLTHMASLEDELQEQPDDLTLSEGCVVLEIVGQAATTGDDLEIPVVVRQIPTGPQSVLLDDSLEATPALQLLMPTLESEPETAIPKIAPCPEKEGLSLDSASLLEPKEVVEPLVSKGLKNPPANAVMGSQRARKSRRKKSKEQQAACVEGYARRLRSSSRGQSVVAKEVTSQAGSLQKLPQEELKREGGLFQGRGKPQAWARAWATALEKPSSGNLERSAGQGSPIEERSLDLYSKLVDTVQANPLSPHLSLVDSPQANPMPFDSVETNTTAVDPAVTDSVPLDLASSGSELVDPLQADPVLTDPALADSAAVDPAVDVPISDNSSSVEAVLADPVPVDSVPRDLAPVDSVLVKSRPTDPRRGAISSAQGSPAAQLLLDSESSEPPKTITPEVKEVVGPLKVENGTNATAQEARPRPLSLSEYRRRRQQRQAEAEEKSSQPPVGKWPSLPETPTGLADIPCLVIPPAPAKKTTPQRSPDAPPEACFGPVGPSPASPSPEPSANRPMVLTSSEQVVPSQEMPLPARPPPVQSMSSAGPMPHTVLTSLPFPRGGLGMPPMLPLPASGQRVPNIPPPPLPPPGLPGSVGPVPPDPYTHYAPVPPWPCYPPVSPSGYPCLPPPPTVPLVSGTPGTYAVPPACNVPWVPPPAPVSPYNSSCTYGPMGWGPGLQHPPFWSAVPPPPLPPAPVGRAVLQPKVEPSSIPAGPPENVPPAPMAPSLSLGPAGHGAPQIEPTKVEVKPVPASPHLKHKVSLVQSPRIKAPPCLSPECVAIEEPASERLKPETQETRPREKPPSSAIKAVPLPRQSIVPKLPAVHPARLRKLSFLPTPRTQGPEDVVQAFISEIGIEASDLSSLLEQFEKSEAKKECPPPVPADTLAVGNSGSSCSSSGRSRRCSSSSSSSSSSSSSSSSSSSSRSRSRSPSPRRRSDRRRRYSSYRSHDHYQRQRVLQKERAIEERRVVFIGKIPGRMTRSELKQRFSVFGEIEECTIHFRVQGDNYGFVTYRYAEEAFAAIESGHKLRQADEQPFDLCFGGRRQFCKRSYSDLDSNREDFDPAPVKSKFDSLDFDTLLKQAQKNLRR
- the Pprc1 gene encoding peroxisome proliferator-activated receptor gamma coactivator-related protein 1 isoform X4; this translates as MAAHRGRRDGVAPSPTGGPGPDPGGGVRGSGWGSRNQAPHGTVGTVSCGEQVLLHEEVDDSGFVNLSRLGPSLRDKDLEMEELLLQDETLLGTMQSYMDASLISLIEDFGSLGESRLSLEEQNEVSLLTALTEILDNADSENLSPFDSIPDSELLVSPREGSSLHKLLSLSRTPPERDLITPIDPLGPSTGSSRVSGVEMSLADPSWDFPPPSFLETSSPKLPSWRPPRSRPRWGQSPPPQQRSDGEEEEEAASFSGQMLAGELDNSMSTILDFPMYLACPEEEDKATAAEVAVPATGDESISSLSELVRAMHPYCLPNLTHMASLEDELQEQPDDLTLSEGCVVLEIVGQAATTGDDLEIPVVVRQIPTGPQSVLLDDSLEATPALQLLMPTLESEPETAIPKIAPCPEKEGLSLDSASLLEPKEVVEPLVSKGLKNPPANAVMGSQRARKSRRKKSKEQQAACVEGYARRLRSSSRGQSVVAKEVTSQAGSLQKLPQEELKREGGLFQGRGKPQAWARAWATALEKPSSGNLERSAGQGSPIEERSLDLYSKLVDTVQANPLSPHLSLVDSPQANPMPFDSVETNTTAVDPAVTDSVPLDLASSGSELVDPLQADPVLTDPALADSAAVDPAVDVPISDNSSSVEAVLADPVPVDSVPRDLAPVDSVLVKSRPTDPRRGAISSAQGSPAAQLLLDSESSEPPKTITPEVKEVVGPLKVENGTNATAQEARPRPLSLSEYRRRRQQRQAEAEEKSSQPPVGKWPSLPETPTGLADIPCLVIPPAPAKKTTPQRSPDAPPEACFGPVGPSPASPSPEPSANRPMVLTSSEQVVPSQEMPLPARPPPVQSMSSAGPMPHTVLTSLPFPRGGLGMPPMLPLPASGQRVPNIPPPPLPPPGLPGSVGPVPPDPYTHYAPVPPWPCYPPVSPSGYPCLPPPPTVPLVSGTPGTYAVPPACNVPWVPPPAPVSPYNSSCTYGPMGWGPGLQHPPFWSAVPPPPLPPAPVGRAVLQPKVEPSSIPAGPPENVPPAPMAPSLSLGPAGHGAPQIEPTKVEVKPVPASPHLKHKVSLVQSPRIKAPPCLSPECVAIEEPASERLKPETQETRPREKPPSSAIKAVPLPRQSIVPKLPAVHPARLRKLSFLPTPRTQGPEDVVQAFISEIGIEASDLSSLLEQFEKSEAKKECPPPVPADTLAVGNSGVDTPQEKRPLDRLQAPELANVAGLTPPATPPHQLWKPLAAVSLLAKAKSPKSTAQEGTLKPEGVTEAKHPAAACLQDGVHGPSPVHVGSGDHDYCVRSRTPPKKMPALVIPEVGSRWNVKRHQDITIKPVLSLGPVAPLFPCITASQEPLDHRTSNEQADPSAPCLAPSALLSPEASPCRNETNTRTPPDPSTKQRSLRCYRKACRSASPPSRGWQGRRGRSSRSVSSGSNRTSEASSSSSSSSSRSRSRSLSPPHKRWRRSSCSSSGRSRRCSSSSSSSSSSSSSSSSSSSSRSRSRSPSPRRRSDRRRRYSSYRSHDHYQRQRVLQKERAIEERRVVFIGKIPGRMTRSELKQRFSVFGEIEECTIHFRVQGDNYGFVTYRYAEEAFAAIESGHKLRQADEQPFDLCFGGRRQFCKRSYSDLDSNREDFDPAPVKSKFDSLDFDTLLKQAQKNLRR
- the Pprc1 gene encoding peroxisome proliferator-activated receptor gamma coactivator-related protein 1 isoform X5, which encodes MAAHRGRRDGVAPSPTGGPGPDPGGGVRGSGWGSRNQAPHGTVGTVSCGEQVLLHEEVDDSGFVNLSRLGPSLRDKDLEMEELLLQDETLLGTMQSYMDASLISLIEDFGSLGESRLSLEEQNEVSLLTALTEILDNADSENLSPFDSIPDSELLVSPREGSSLHKLLSLSRTPPERDLITPIDPLGPSTGSSRVEMSLADPSWDFPPPSFLETSSPKLPSWRPPRSRPRWGQSPPPQQRSDGEEEEEAASFSGQMLAGELDNSMSTILDFPMYLACPEEEDKATAAEVAVPATGDESISSLSELVRAMHPYCLPNLTHMASLEDELQEQPDDLTLSEGCVVLEIVGQAATTGDDLEIPVVVRQIPTGPQSVLLDDSLEATPALQLLMPTLESEPETAIPKIAPCPEKEGLSLDSASLLEPKEVVEPLVSKGLKNPPANAVMGSQRARKSRRKKSKEQQAACVEGYARRLRSSSRGQSVVAKEVTSQAGSLQKLPQEELKREGGLFQGRGKPQAWARAWATALEKPSSGNLERSAGQGSPIEERSLDLYSKLVDTVQANPLSPHLSLVDSPQANPMPFDSVETNTTAVDPAVTDSVPLDLASSGSELVDPLQADPVLTDPALADSAAVDPAVDVPISDNSSSVEAVLADPVPVDSVPRDLAPVDSVLVKSRPTDPRRGAISSAQGSPAAQLLLDSESSEPPKTITPEVKEVVGPLKVENGTNATAQEARPRPLSLSEYRRRRQQRQAEAEEKSSQPPVGKWPSLPETPTGLADIPCLVIPPAPAKKTTPQRSPDAPPEACFGPVGPSPASPSPEPSANRPMVLTSSEQVVPSQEMPLPARPPPVQSMSSAGPMPHTVLTSLPFPRGGLGMPPMLPLPASGQRVPNIPPPPLPPPGLPGSVGPVPPDPYTHYAPVPPWPCYPPVSPSGYPCLPPPPTVPLVSGTPGTYAVPPACNVPWVPPPAPVSPYNSSCTYGPMGWGPGLQHPPFWSAVPPPPLPPAPVGRAVLQPKVEPSSIPAGPPENVPPAPMAPSLSLGPAGHGAPQIEPTKVEVKPVPASPHLKHKVSLVQSPRIKAPPCLSPECVAIEEPASERLKPETQETRPREKPPSSAIKAVPLPRQSIVPKLPAVHPARLRKLSFLPTPRTQGPEDVVQAFISEIGIEASDLSSLLEQFEKSEAKKECPPPVPADTLAVGNSGSVDTPQEKRPLDRLQAPELANVAGLTPPATPPHQLWKPLAAVSLLAKAKSPKSTAQEGTLKPEGVTEAKHPAAACLQDGVHGPSPVHVGSGDHDYCVRSRTPPKKMPALVIPEVGSRWNVKRHQDITIKPVLSLGPVAPLFPCITASQEPLDHRTSNEQADPSAPCLAPSALLSPEASPCRNETNTRTPPDPSTKQRSLRCYRKACRSASPPSRGWQGRRGRSSRSVSSGSNRTSEASSSSSSSSSRSRSRSLSPPHKRWRRSSCSSSGRSRRCSSSSSSSSSSSSSSSSSSSSRSRSRSPSPRRRSDRRRRYSSYRSHDHYQRQRVLQKERAIEERRVVFIGKIPGRMTRSELKQRFSVFGEIEECTIHFRVQGDNYGFVTYRYAEEAFAAIESGHKLRQADEQPFDLCFGGRRQFCKRSYSDLDSNREDFDPAPVKSKFDSLDFDTLLKQAQKNLRRC